In Lathyrus oleraceus cultivar Zhongwan6 chromosome 2, CAAS_Psat_ZW6_1.0, whole genome shotgun sequence, the DNA window AGAGTGTGACGGAGATGAGTAAGATAGAGAGAGATAGAATGAAAGGGTATTTCTTTTGCTTGAAGAAGTGTTCAACAGGAATTGCCATTTTTGGTTTTTGTGTCTGAAATCTGGGTTTGTTTGTTTGAGTCTGAGGAATGTGTACTTAGAAAGAACTACTTTGGTGTTAAGAAGTGAACAGTTTCATTCAAGTCAATCCTAGGATCTAGACGCGTTTACACTGTCGCTAGGGTGACGGTGTCACGGTTTTACTATTTTTATTTAGTTGTATTTTAACTTAGTTTTTTTATTTATATCTCGAATATTTTAACAATTACTACTAGTAAATCAATGACTGCATTTTGATCACTGAAAATAGgcttcttttttttcttttcttctttctatTCTAACacatttttaaaattaaaattttaaattctATTCCATTTTAAAAGGACTGCATTTGCAATTATGAAAGAATTCGTTCAATCAATGATCGAGTATatgtttaaaataatatattaatcTTAAAATTTAAGACGGATCCCTTATTAAAAAAAAAGTGcaataatttaaaattttaacTTTAAATATGGGATCGAAAAGTAAAAAAATTCTAAAAGTAACTCAAGATATACCTTCTGCAAAATGAAAATAGACCatatatgatttgtttttttattcttttttctttttaaacTACTCCCTCATTTTAAAATCCTTTGGTTTCAAAATCATTATGTTTAAGgtttttttttgcattttaaaaaatataataatattatcgtaagatattatatattattaattAACTTTATAAATATGTTGAAAATAGTGTAAAAACTAATAATTAAATGACACgtttaaaataaaattatttctacattaaaaaaatgaaaagtcattaatttaaaaacaaattatattTGTTAAAACAAGTTATTTTAAAATGGAGGGAGTGCTTTTTAACTTTACGAGCAAGATGCCATTAAATTTAGAGATGAACAAATAAGATTCATTCACCATCCTCGTCCGTTTATATTATTTTATAATGTATTACTTTCGTTTTAAAATGAAGGTTGTTTAAGTTTTTAAATACAAATTAAAAAATACAATAATATGGTTATAAAATACTAATAAAGTTTTACTAAATTAATTCTATTAATGTGTTGTAAGTAGTATAAAGAGTATTAATCGGAGAgtataattaaatttttttattatttttacattaaaaaataagaataaaatcattttaaaagtaaaaaatatttgCTAAAATGACAGTTGTTTTGAAACAAACGAAATAGGAAATAGAAATAAAAATCAAACACTTCTCAATTTCCGACTGcataaaattattttatattattaatgtattctaattaaattctttaatttattatttttaaagTAAAAATCTATTTTGGTCTCCAAAATGGTAGAGTTCAATTTAATCTCAAAAAATAAAAGACTATATTTAATCCTTTATAAAATTTAACTGGATTATAAATACAAAATCTATACCCATTGAATCCAAATCTCATTAAGTTAAAAGATACTCACTCTTCCCTTAGATCAATCAATTTACGTTGTTAATGTTTCTAATAATGAATAGTTAATctataatttaaaatattatttatttatttatttcaaataacacacaagtaaatatttatttatttcaaataataTACAAATTTGGTTTGTATTAATTAAGTATTTAATAATTAATTGAAttactaaaataaataaatatttatttatgtGTTATTTGAAATAAGTAAATAAGTAAATATTTACTATTACTATAAGTTAGGAGAATTATTTGTTGTCACGTTGGCCCTGGTAAAGAGATATAGTGCTGCTTAAAGATCGAGTTTGATTCTTTTCAgatttttttatgtttttttaaataTGAATTGTTTAAAAGTATATGTGgcataaataataaataataatatgACAATTTAGTTTATGTTTAAAAGTAGGAAAAAATCGATTTGAAAAATATTAGCAGAGGAACTAATATGACTCAATTAAATTTTATAAATGATTAAATATGATCTTTTTATTTCTCGAGAGTTAAATTGGATTTATTAATTTTTGTGAGAGACCAAAATGAATCTTCACTCatatttttatatataattaATTGATATGCAATGCAAGTGTAAAAAATGTTACATCATCGATGCCTCACAAACATTCATAAAAAAAATACTTTAGATGTgattaaaattaaattaaatatatataaaaaattaacGATTTTAATTAACTGATAATGTAAAAAATTTACACTATCTAAATTATTATGtttatattataataattattattaaataaaagTTTTATATTTAagatattttttttaaaaattgacaGATTAGAAACTAGAACTCATGAACTTCTTTTCTTCAAAACTTTTAGAATGTTTCACCACCATTTTAAAGTGAATGTTATATGTTAGTGATGCATATACAAAATGCAATTCATAATTTCTCAATAAcattaaaaatatatataataatgTATAGAGATTTGATAATTTATTTTTGAATCATTATATCTTTTTTTTAATCACTTCGTTTTTATAGGTTTTGTATGTTAGAGAACTGTGAATCATTATAAATATAACGACTCATACCCACTCATTATCAAAAAGCTCAACTGAGTACACTACAATTGCTTGGAACATCCACGAGGGGGTCTTAAATAAACATAATGAATCAGGCGATGTGCTTACCACATAGGCGAGTTGGTCATATAACGAGACTTTTTCGAAATGTCATCATCTATTATGATTCTTTAACGAGGTGGTGTCAAAGATCACTGCAAAAATAGCAAGCACTCACCATACTTTTGGGATTGTGGACAGTCATGTTTCTCCATAATGGCTTAATCACTTCATCTTTATAAATATCATGTTTAAGGGATTGTGAATCATCATGCTCAGACTCACACATTGTCAAAGATCTCGACCTAACATAATACAAGTACGTGGAACACACTACAAGTTTTAAATGGAACACAATAAATTATGTCAGATACTCGACACATAGACAAATTATGTCAAATACTCGGCACATAGACGAGTTGACCATGTCACGAGACTTTCTCAAAAGTGGTCAAATTGACTAATTCCGGAAAAAACGTTTCAATGCGCTATTTAAATAATATGGAAATAATTAATTCATACCATTTGATTAATCTATTTGAAGTACCTTTTGAATAAGGATACCACTATTATGGTTATATTATATGGAATTCATAAACCATCATGATAGAATTATGATAAAATTTACCATAATCATATACAGTCAGAACAAATATTTTAAAGTAAAAAGAAGAAGGTGAGACTCGTGATGGTaaaatttaaaatgaaattaatcaaaataataaaaaaaattttcttttcaaaataataaattaaaaatagtaaaattcCCGTGTGAATAAAAAAAAAGTACTCACACGGCTTTAATAGTTGACTCACTTCATTTTATAAATGTATATAGTAAATTACCAATAATTTATCAAAGGTACATGCCTCCCATAAAAATAAATGTATAGATCCACCAGTTTTTTTCACTTACTACTGATGTCCCATACAatatacatactccaatcactGTCACCTATATTTGCCAGAAGAAAAATGGCTTATTATTAAGCTTGAACAACTTTATTTAATAAGCAACTTTTATGGTTGATGACAAAAAGTAGTACTATAATTTTAAGCTAAAGCAAGAGAAAGAGTAGACAACGCTCCTCTCCCAATAAGCAACTCACAAACATCCTCATGTCCCCAAACTCTAGCCAAGTACAaaggtgtaacacccttcttATTCATAGCATTAACATTCACACCCTTTTCAACAAAAATCCTAACCGTCTCAAAATCACCACTCTCCACCGCCATATGCAAAGGCACATGACCTTCATCATCCTCACATTCTAAATCTAGCCCTGCCTTACATAGCATTAACACCGCTTCCTTGTGCCCTTTAAATGCCGCAACATGAACCGCTGTTAAACCATAATCATAGCGGTAGTTGAAATTCACACCTATTCTTAATAACGTCTCAAGTTCCCTCACATTTCCATTTCTTGATGCCTCTAACACCAATTCTCCATGCTCCACATCCTCCACCTAATAAAAAAAAAAGTCAATAGTTATCTAATAATCTAAAATTTCAATAATTAATATATTAATGACTAGTACACGGAAAAGTGAATAAATGCGGAGACACTCACGTGTTGTACATTGTTTGCATCTGCCACGTGTACATCATCGTGACGGTTAAAATGGTCCGATCTAACCGTCTCGTGAATTCTCAATCCAGCTTCGAGGAGAAGAAGAACCATATCATCTGGGTTATCTAACTCGGAAGCAACTCGGAGAAGCGAGTTAGACTCATCCAGAGACAAACCAGCCAACACAGAACGCTGCCGTTTAATCAAACCCCTAACAGTTTCCAAATCGGCGCGAGAAACGGCGTCGCGTAGAAGAAACGAACCGATAAAAGCTACTTTGAGTTTGATATCGTAAGTGGAGAATCCGTAAGGTCGAGAAGCGAACCATGAGTTGATGGAATCGGGGTGAGTTGAATCGGACGAGTTGGATGAAAACTCGGCGGTTTTGATGAGGAAACGGTCGGAGGGTGAACGAGGGTAAGATCGAGGGAGATTGGGTTGAGGTTTGAGGATTACTTGGAAGGTGGAGATGGAGAGAGGTGGAATGAGTCCACTCGGTGGGTTAACCAGGAATTTGTTGGGGGATGAGGTTTGGATTTTGAAAGCTATTGGTGTGGTTGAGTGGAGTGACTTGAGTTGTACAGTGGCTCGGCATTTGGTGTTGAGTGTGAATTCTATCCGAACCTCAGCTGGTTCGCACACTTCCACCAGCTTCTCCATCTTCCGAACCTGTGTTTTGGGTGGATCTTTAGGATTAAGAGTTTTTTTTGGTTGTATATTTACGTTGAAAGAAGAGAATGTTGGAGTTCACGTGATAAATTGATAATGCGACAATGGAATATGTCTATATTTAATTTGTTTCCAAAACTAAAGTTGCATTTTACACTTTGGAAATTTTGTATGATATGAAAATGTAGTTGATTAAGTCTAAGTAGGACATAATTAAGTTGAGCGTAGAAAGTGATTATCAAAATAAATTCAATTTTCAGGATTTCTTGAAGAAAGAACAAGAATGTGATAGTTGGATAAAACTCAAAATGAATTACTGCATAGAGAAGTAACCTTTTTTATGTGTAAAGAATGGGGCTGGAGAAGAAAATTAACCAAACTAACCTTTTAAAAGAAATAACTAAAAATTGGCGTAGTAAAAAATAACTGAAAAAACTATACTATAGGCAAGAATACGAAAGAAGTAAAAATAATTAGGTAAAATATTTTGTCCCTTAACTATATTTTTTTAAATCAGATTGATCTCTTAACTCTTAAAACGCGATGCTTTTCTTTGTCTAATTAACGATGAATTTAGTGATTggtttttgaattttttttgtcgttaattaaataaaaaaagaCCAACATAACGCATTTTAAGAGTTAAGACAAATAAAGCGTTTTTGAAATTCTCTCTAGTCTTATTTATAAATAAAAGTCTTCTAAATTATTTCACCTTAAATATAATCGAATATCAACAAATCTTTTTGTActtaatattttttttcaaaaatatctctgaattaattatttaatatCATTAATGGATGAAAAATTAATTGAGGATATACTAATAGTTATGatatttttattatatgaaataaaaaattaaatGCAATTACTTATCTTTTTTTAATAAATAAGATATTTTTTTTACTTATAGATTAGGCCAAAATAGTACAAATTTAATAAAAACTATAACATGATGATAATTGTTTTATGGAATGCCATTCAAAATTAAGGGCAttccattttcattaaaaaatCATCGTTGTAACTATCTAGTTTTTGAAAAAAGACAATATCTTGAAATATAATCCATGATTGCAACAAAAAAAAGAGGGGATTATGTCAAAATCTTCTTAAGagaaaataaattttaaaaaaaagacAACCCAATGTCATACCACAAAATTCACTCTACCTTTAATAATGATCATCTAGGTTACTAATCCTAATCATTTGCATATCTTAATAATCATTCATCTCATCTACATACCCATAGTATCATGTACATTCCATTTGCATTGAGGAAAATATAAAATCATGGATTTAAGGGTTTTTATCACACATGGTATTGAATAGGAGGCGAGTCATTCATCCTGGTTGTCTTCATCATGGATCATAGCTTGAAACCCTGATTCTTGGGCCATAGTTGTGGTCATGCCATGGATTCATGGATGTTGGA includes these proteins:
- the LOC127118122 gene encoding protein VAPYRIN — its product is MEKLVEVCEPAEVRIEFTLNTKCRATVQLKSLHSTTPIAFKIQTSSPNKFLVNPPSGLIPPLSISTFQVILKPQPNLPRSYPRSPSDRFLIKTAEFSSNSSDSTHPDSINSWFASRPYGFSTYDIKLKVAFIGSFLLRDAVSRADLETVRGLIKRQRSVLAGLSLDESNSLLRVASELDNPDDMVLLLLEAGLRIHETVRSDHFNRHDDVHVADANNVQHVEDVEHGELVLEASRNGNVRELETLLRIGVNFNYRYDYGLTAVHVAAFKGHKEAVLMLCKAGLDLECEDDEGHVPLHMAVESGDFETVRIFVEKGVNVNAMNKKGVTPLYLARVWGHEDVCELLIGRGALSTLSLALA